In a single window of the Streptomyces sp. CGMCC 4.7035 genome:
- a CDS encoding MaoC/PaaZ C-terminal domain-containing protein, whose product MADRETKTTVALGASPALAPLLARGALLSPFKRPRPDAGFPRTRLVLPGVRIDLDRLAAYERVCGFPTGVDALPLTYPHVLGFPLAMRIMAGREFPLPLLGLVHTSVEITQREALAPSQEYEVGVYVAELAPHRRGTEAVVVTEARIEDRLVWESRSTYLARHRSPGSSTGTPPATNDHRPPPLPALAEWRLARDVGRRYAAASGDRNPIHLHPLTARLFGFPRAIAHGMWTVARCLAEQPARAAVHMRAEFKAPVLLPGTVTYAADGGRFELRDGDRLHLTGETRSVA is encoded by the coding sequence ATGGCCGACCGCGAGACGAAGACGACCGTGGCCCTCGGCGCGTCCCCGGCACTCGCCCCCCTCCTCGCCCGTGGCGCCCTCCTCTCCCCCTTCAAGCGCCCCCGGCCCGACGCCGGTTTTCCCCGTACCCGCCTCGTCCTCCCCGGCGTCCGCATCGATCTCGACCGCCTCGCGGCCTACGAGCGCGTCTGCGGCTTCCCCACCGGTGTCGACGCGCTGCCCCTCACCTATCCGCATGTCCTCGGCTTTCCGCTCGCCATGCGGATCATGGCGGGCCGGGAGTTCCCCCTCCCTCTCCTCGGGCTCGTCCACACATCCGTGGAGATCACCCAGCGGGAGGCGCTCGCCCCCTCCCAGGAGTACGAAGTCGGTGTGTACGTGGCGGAGTTGGCGCCCCATCGGCGCGGCACCGAGGCCGTCGTCGTCACCGAGGCCCGTATCGAGGACCGGCTGGTGTGGGAGTCACGGAGCACGTATCTCGCGCGGCACCGGTCGCCCGGAAGCTCCACCGGGACTCCCCCCGCGACGAACGACCACCGGCCGCCGCCCCTCCCCGCCCTCGCCGAGTGGCGCCTCGCCAGGGACGTCGGGCGGCGGTACGCGGCGGCCTCCGGGGACCGCAACCCCATTCACCTGCATCCCCTCACCGCCCGTCTCTTCGGCTTCCCGCGGGCCATAGCGCACGGCATGTGGACCGTCGCCCGGTGTCTCGCTGAACAGCCGGCCCGCGCCGCCGTGCACATGCGCGCGGAGTTCAAGGCGCCCGTCCTGCTTCCGGGCACCGTCACGTACGCGGCCGACGGGGGACGGTTCGAGCTGCGCGACGGGGACAGGCTCCACCTCACCGGCGAGACGCGGTCCGTGGCCTGA
- a CDS encoding ATP-binding cassette domain-containing protein, with amino-acid sequence MTGPPLLALRGISKRFGAVQALKDVELEVHRGEVVALLGDNGAGKSTLIRVIAGVDPADKGVIEWEGRAVQIRTPQAAQHLGIATVYQNLALCDGLDVAENLFLGRERRFPGTLGRLFRLMDKGSMRREARRQLDGLGIRVPDVRAPVASLSAGQRQTVAISRALLGAPKVVLLDEPTAALGLQQAGHVLDLVDELREHGVGVILISHNMGDVKAVADRAAVLRLGANNGLFHVPTTPQDRIISSIIGAESNP; translated from the coding sequence GTGACCGGTCCGCCCCTGCTGGCGCTGCGCGGCATCTCCAAGCGGTTCGGCGCCGTCCAGGCCCTCAAGGACGTCGAGCTGGAGGTCCACAGGGGTGAGGTCGTCGCCCTTCTGGGGGACAACGGCGCGGGCAAGTCCACCCTCATCAGGGTCATCGCGGGGGTCGACCCGGCCGACAAGGGGGTCATCGAGTGGGAGGGCCGGGCCGTACAGATCAGGACTCCCCAGGCCGCCCAGCACCTGGGGATCGCGACGGTCTACCAGAACCTGGCGCTGTGCGACGGTCTGGATGTCGCCGAGAACCTCTTCCTCGGCCGGGAGCGGAGGTTCCCCGGCACCCTGGGCCGTCTCTTCCGGTTGATGGACAAGGGAAGCATGCGCCGGGAGGCACGCCGTCAGCTCGACGGCCTGGGCATCCGCGTCCCCGACGTGCGGGCCCCCGTCGCCTCGCTGTCGGCGGGCCAGCGGCAGACGGTCGCGATCTCCCGCGCGCTCCTGGGCGCACCGAAGGTCGTCCTCCTGGACGAGCCCACCGCGGCACTCGGCCTCCAGCAGGCGGGCCATGTCCTCGACCTGGTCGACGAGCTCCGTGAGCACGGGGTCGGGGTGATCCTCATCAGCCACAACATGGGAGACGTCAAGGCCGTCGCGGACCGGGCGGCGGTGCTGCGGCTCGGCGCCAACAACGGCCTCTTCCATGTGCCCACCACGCCGCAGGACCGGATCATCTCCTCGATCATCGGTGCCGAGAGCAACCCCTGA
- the mqnE gene encoding aminofutalosine synthase MqnE, with the protein MDVGLKRELEDKVRAGERLTREDGIALYESDDLAWLGGLAHEVRTRKNGDVVHFNVNRHLNMTNVCTASCAYCSFQRKPGEKDAYTMRIEEAVKLAKAMESENLTELHIVNGLHPNLPWRYYPRSLRELKAALPNVSLKAFTATEIHHFETISGLSASEILDELIDAGLESLTGGGAEIFDWEVRQHIVDHRTHWEDWSRIHRLAHEKGLKTPCTMLYGHIEEPRHRVDHVLRLRELQDETGGFQVFIPLRYQHDFVDMKDGKIRNRLQARTQMATGAEALKTFAVSRLLFDNVPHVKVFWVMHGVQTAQLALQHGADDMDGSVVEYKITHDADNYGTPNKLTREDLLDLIRDAGFRPVERNTRYEIIREYDGPDPARRDEPQPMRV; encoded by the coding sequence ATGGATGTCGGGCTCAAGCGCGAGTTGGAGGACAAGGTCCGGGCCGGTGAGCGGCTGACCCGCGAGGACGGCATCGCGCTGTACGAGTCGGACGACCTGGCCTGGCTGGGCGGCCTCGCGCACGAGGTGCGGACCCGCAAGAACGGTGACGTGGTTCACTTCAACGTCAACCGTCACCTCAACATGACGAACGTGTGCACCGCTTCGTGCGCCTACTGCTCGTTCCAGCGCAAGCCGGGCGAGAAGGACGCGTACACGATGCGCATCGAGGAGGCGGTCAAGCTCGCCAAGGCGATGGAGAGCGAGAACCTCACCGAGCTGCACATCGTCAACGGCCTGCACCCCAACCTGCCGTGGCGCTACTACCCGCGCTCGCTGCGCGAGTTGAAGGCCGCCCTGCCGAACGTCTCGCTGAAGGCGTTCACGGCCACGGAGATCCACCACTTCGAGACGATCTCGGGCCTGTCGGCCTCCGAGATCCTCGACGAGCTGATCGACGCGGGTCTGGAGTCGCTGACCGGCGGCGGCGCGGAGATCTTCGACTGGGAGGTCCGGCAGCACATCGTCGACCACCGCACCCACTGGGAGGACTGGTCGCGCATCCACCGCCTGGCGCACGAGAAGGGTCTGAAGACCCCGTGCACCATGCTGTACGGCCACATCGAGGAGCCGCGCCACCGCGTGGACCATGTGCTGCGGCTGCGCGAACTCCAGGACGAGACCGGCGGCTTCCAGGTCTTCATCCCGCTGCGCTACCAGCACGACTTCGTGGACATGAAGGACGGCAAGATCCGCAACCGCCTCCAGGCGCGGACGCAGATGGCGACGGGGGCCGAGGCGCTGAAGACCTTCGCGGTCTCCCGTCTCCTCTTCGACAACGTCCCGCACGTCAAGGTCTTCTGGGTGATGCACGGCGTGCAGACCGCGCAGCTGGCCCTCCAGCACGGCGCCGACGACATGGACGGCTCGGTCGTCGAGTACAAGATCACGCATGACGCGGACAACTACGGCACGCCGAACAAGCTGACCCGCGAGGACCTGCTCGACCTGATCCGTGACGCGGGTTTCCGGCCGGTGGAGCGCAACACGCGGTACGAGATCATCCGCGAGTACGACGGCCCGGACCCGGCGCGCCGGGACGAGCCGCAGCCGATGCGGGTGTGA
- a CDS encoding AMP-dependent synthetase/ligase: MPISYSSAPVPASPVDLDYDGGPVLVEPETRRLNGEVREASVPALVPPVTHGSLADLPFENADAAPGHRVLSRRDADGRWTDVTAEQFADQVRALAKGLIAEGLMPGDRIAVMARTTYEWTLLDFAAWAAGLVTVPVYPTSSVFQIRWILQDSGAVALVTETAGQAAALGPERSRLPDLRHVWVIEKEHVERLAEHGQSVPDQEVSVRRGVLGPDTLATLIYTSGTTGRPKGCALTHGNFLAEVDNAVELLYPVFKADTKGEPSTLLFLPLSHVFGRMVAIACVRARVRLGHAPSLKADDLLADLAGFKPTFLLAIPYMLEKVYNNARAAAERGGRAAVFDRAAGVARRYGEALESRQHGSGSGPGRALKTARAFYDPLVYRRIRNALGGKVRHVICGGSPLGRNLAAFYAGAGIEIFEGYGLTESTGAATVTPPLKPRLGTVGWPLPGTKVRIAADGEVLLSGGQLLRGYWDPHAGGVVPAAPDGWLATGDIGRLDDEGYLTITGRKKEILITAGGKNVAPAPLENWLRSHPLISQCMVLGDGRPYVSALITLDPDGLTHWRQMNGKHPVPAKLLLEDEELNAVLQRAVDEANKMVSRPESIRRFAVLPVDFTEAAGHLTPSMKLRREAIMRDFAAEVEGLYAG, encoded by the coding sequence ATGCCGATCTCGTACTCGTCCGCACCCGTGCCCGCCTCCCCGGTGGATCTCGACTACGACGGCGGGCCTGTGCTCGTCGAACCGGAGACACGGCGGCTCAACGGGGAGGTGCGCGAGGCCTCCGTACCCGCACTGGTGCCACCGGTGACCCATGGCTCGCTCGCCGACCTGCCCTTCGAGAACGCGGACGCGGCGCCCGGCCACCGGGTCCTCAGCCGCCGCGACGCGGACGGCCGCTGGACGGACGTGACGGCGGAACAGTTCGCGGACCAGGTACGGGCGTTGGCGAAAGGCCTGATCGCTGAGGGCCTGATGCCGGGCGACCGAATAGCCGTCATGGCGCGTACGACGTACGAGTGGACGCTCCTCGACTTCGCGGCGTGGGCCGCGGGCCTGGTCACGGTCCCCGTCTACCCCACTTCCTCGGTCTTCCAGATCCGCTGGATCCTCCAGGACTCGGGCGCGGTGGCCCTGGTGACGGAGACGGCCGGCCAGGCGGCGGCCCTGGGCCCGGAACGCAGCCGTCTGCCCGACCTGCGCCATGTGTGGGTGATCGAGAAGGAGCACGTGGAGCGCCTGGCGGAGCACGGGCAGTCGGTCCCCGACCAGGAGGTGTCCGTCCGCAGGGGCGTACTGGGCCCGGACACGCTGGCGACGCTCATCTACACCTCCGGCACCACGGGCCGCCCCAAGGGCTGTGCGCTGACGCACGGCAACTTCCTGGCGGAGGTGGACAACGCGGTGGAGCTGCTCTACCCGGTGTTCAAGGCGGATACGAAAGGCGAACCCTCCACGCTTCTGTTCCTGCCCCTGTCGCATGTCTTCGGCCGCATGGTGGCGATCGCCTGCGTCCGCGCCCGGGTACGGCTGGGCCACGCGCCGAGCCTGAAGGCGGACGACCTGCTGGCCGACCTGGCGGGCTTCAAGCCGACGTTCCTGCTGGCCATCCCGTACATGCTGGAGAAGGTCTACAACAACGCGCGGGCGGCGGCCGAGCGCGGCGGCCGGGCGGCGGTGTTCGACCGCGCGGCAGGCGTGGCCCGCCGCTACGGCGAGGCGCTGGAGTCCCGGCAGCACGGCTCGGGATCGGGCCCGGGCCGCGCCCTGAAGACGGCCCGCGCGTTCTACGACCCGCTCGTCTACCGCCGCATCCGCAACGCCCTGGGCGGCAAGGTCCGGCATGTCATCTGCGGCGGCTCGCCCCTGGGGCGCAATCTCGCAGCCTTCTACGCGGGCGCGGGCATCGAGATCTTCGAGGGCTACGGGCTGACCGAATCGACGGGCGCGGCCACGGTGACACCTCCGCTCAAGCCCCGCCTGGGCACGGTGGGCTGGCCACTGCCCGGTACGAAGGTCCGCATCGCGGCGGACGGCGAGGTGCTGCTGTCCGGCGGGCAGTTGCTCCGCGGCTACTGGGACCCCCACGCGGGCGGAGTGGTCCCGGCGGCCCCCGACGGCTGGCTCGCGACGGGCGACATCGGGCGCCTGGACGACGAGGGCTATCTGACGATCACGGGCAGGAAGAAGGAGATCCTGATCACGGCAGGGGGCAAGAACGTGGCACCGGCTCCCCTGGAGAACTGGCTGCGCTCCCACCCCCTGATCTCCCAGTGCATGGTGCTCGGCGACGGCCGCCCGTACGTGAGCGCGTTGATCACACTGGACCCGGACGGCCTCACCCACTGGCGCCAGATGAACGGCAAGCACCCGGTCCCGGCGAAACTCCTGCTGGAGGACGAGGAGCTGAACGCGGTCCTGCAACGCGCGGTGGACGAGGCCAACAAGATGGTCTCCCGCCCCGAGTCGATCCGCCGCTTCGCGGTCCTGCCCGTGGACTTCACGGAGGCGGCGGGCCATCTGACACCGTCGATGAAGCTGCGCCGGGAGGCGATCATGCGGGACTTCGCGGCGGAGGTGGAGGGTCTCTACGCGGGGTAG
- a CDS encoding TetR/AcrR family transcriptional regulator, protein MGSVKTKRMPRAVRERQMLDAAVKTFGQRGYMAASMDEIAELAGVSKPLVYLYLNSKEDLFTACIRREAAALTEAVRSGVRPGLGADRQLWAGARAFFTHTAQNPDGWAILHLQARTHGEPFAAEVAAMREEIVAFVTQLIVVAAREAHRDPDLPEREVAGLAEALVGAAESLAAWANTTPGVSARQAAATLMNFAWAGLGNLMEGRPWSAPDADQVLSFDDRA, encoded by the coding sequence ATGGGTTCCGTGAAGACCAAGCGGATGCCGCGGGCGGTCCGTGAGCGGCAGATGCTGGACGCCGCCGTGAAGACCTTCGGCCAACGCGGGTACATGGCCGCGTCCATGGACGAGATCGCCGAACTGGCAGGTGTGTCCAAGCCGTTGGTGTATCTCTACCTGAACTCCAAGGAAGACCTCTTCACCGCCTGCATCCGCCGCGAGGCCGCCGCGCTCACCGAGGCCGTGCGCTCGGGAGTGCGGCCCGGGCTCGGCGCCGACCGCCAACTCTGGGCAGGGGCACGTGCGTTCTTCACGCACACCGCGCAGAACCCGGACGGCTGGGCGATCCTGCACCTCCAGGCCCGTACGCACGGCGAACCCTTCGCCGCCGAGGTCGCCGCGATGCGCGAGGAGATCGTCGCGTTCGTGACGCAGTTGATCGTGGTCGCCGCGCGTGAGGCCCACCGGGACCCGGACCTTCCGGAGCGCGAGGTCGCCGGGCTCGCCGAGGCGCTGGTCGGCGCCGCCGAGTCCCTCGCCGCCTGGGCCAACACCACCCCCGGGGTCTCCGCCCGGCAGGCCGCGGCGACCCTGATGAACTTCGCCTGGGCGGGCCTCGGCAACCTCATGGAGGGCCGTCCGTGGTCAGCCCCGGACGCTGACCAGGTCCTCTCGTTCGACGACAGGGCCTGA
- a CDS encoding substrate-binding domain-containing protein: MTHDRTARDRTPQRRRRAALLMAGTLLLGAAACGEGRNSTGEGGHELTIGLVTKTETNPYFVTMSKAAAAVAKKNGAKLIALSGRFDGDNEGQVAAMESLISRRVKGILITPSNGTGVLSTIAEARRQGILVIALDSTTQPPSATDATYATDNVQAGRLQGAYLRAALAGRPPKVIMLDGTDDSTVSEQRHDGFLKGFGITNGSPAIRGQANTNGERNPAQTAMENLLERTSDINTVYTINEPVAGGASAAIAARGLTRKVTIGSIDGGCDGIRDVKSGMYAATVMQFPVTMATRGVDAVVEYARSGKKPHGFSDTGTVLITDKPVDGLASQNTDWGLKHCWG; encoded by the coding sequence ATGACACACGACCGCACGGCCCGCGACCGCACCCCACAGCGTCGGCGGCGGGCGGCACTCCTCATGGCCGGCACGCTCCTGCTCGGCGCCGCCGCCTGCGGCGAGGGGCGGAACAGTACGGGCGAGGGGGGCCATGAGCTCACGATCGGCCTGGTGACCAAGACCGAGACCAATCCGTACTTCGTGACCATGAGCAAGGCCGCCGCGGCGGTGGCGAAGAAGAACGGCGCCAAGCTCATCGCCCTCTCCGGCCGGTTCGACGGTGACAACGAGGGCCAGGTGGCCGCGATGGAGAGCCTCATTTCCCGCCGCGTGAAAGGCATCCTCATCACCCCGTCGAACGGCACGGGGGTACTGAGCACCATCGCGGAGGCCCGTCGGCAGGGCATCCTGGTGATCGCACTGGACTCCACGACCCAGCCGCCGAGCGCGACCGACGCTACCTACGCGACGGACAACGTCCAGGCGGGACGCCTCCAGGGTGCCTACCTCAGGGCGGCTCTCGCCGGCCGACCACCCAAAGTGATCATGCTCGACGGCACGGACGACTCCACCGTCAGCGAGCAGCGCCACGACGGATTCCTCAAGGGCTTCGGGATCACGAACGGCTCTCCGGCGATCCGTGGGCAGGCGAACACCAATGGCGAACGCAATCCGGCGCAGACCGCAATGGAGAACCTGCTGGAGCGCACGAGCGACATCAACACCGTCTACACGATCAACGAGCCGGTGGCCGGCGGCGCCTCCGCGGCCATCGCGGCCCGTGGCCTCACCCGCAAGGTGACCATCGGTTCCATCGACGGCGGATGCGACGGCATTCGCGACGTCAAGTCCGGCATGTACGCGGCCACGGTCATGCAGTTCCCGGTCACGATGGCCACGCGGGGCGTCGACGCGGTCGTCGAGTACGCCAGGAGCGGGAAGAAGCCGCACGGATTCTCGGACACGGGCACGGTGCTCATCACCGACAAGCCGGTGGACGGACTGGCGTCCCAGAACACGGACTGGGGACTGAAGCATTGCTGGGGATGA
- a CDS encoding UbiX family flavin prenyltransferase, with product MNPVKPGETSRTPWIVGVSGASGTPYAAAVLRALLAAGESVDLVVSRASRLTLLDETGIAFRDAHWRDDLREWLGRGADGKPGTFQVDVDGECVRYWSAGDLAAGPSSGSYPAKGMLIVPASTSCAAGVALGLSKDLLQRAASVTLKEGRRLVVAVRETPLSGQTLKHLVALDEAGAVVLPASPAFYAGATHIQDLVDFVAGRVLDAAGVPHGLYRRWEGELGGGTRGT from the coding sequence GTGAACCCAGTCAAGCCAGGAGAGACGTCGCGTACGCCTTGGATCGTGGGGGTGTCCGGCGCTTCCGGCACCCCGTATGCCGCTGCCGTGCTGCGCGCCCTGCTGGCCGCAGGTGAGAGTGTCGACCTCGTCGTCTCCCGTGCCTCGCGGCTCACGCTGCTGGACGAGACCGGGATCGCCTTCCGGGACGCGCACTGGCGGGACGATCTGCGGGAGTGGCTGGGGCGGGGCGCCGACGGCAAGCCCGGGACGTTCCAGGTGGACGTCGACGGCGAGTGCGTACGGTACTGGAGCGCCGGTGACCTGGCCGCCGGGCCGTCCTCGGGGTCGTACCCCGCGAAGGGGATGCTGATCGTGCCCGCCTCCACGTCCTGCGCGGCGGGGGTCGCTCTGGGGCTCTCGAAAGACCTGTTGCAGCGGGCCGCGAGCGTCACCCTCAAGGAGGGACGGCGGCTGGTCGTCGCCGTGCGGGAGACCCCGCTCAGCGGGCAGACCCTCAAGCATCTGGTGGCGCTGGACGAGGCGGGCGCGGTGGTGCTGCCGGCCTCCCCGGCGTTCTACGCGGGGGCGACGCACATCCAGGACCTGGTGGACTTCGTCGCGGGGCGGGTGCTGGACGCGGCCGGGGTGCCGCACGGGCTGTACCGCCGGTGGGAGGGCGAACTCGGCGGCGGAACCCGTGGCACGTGA
- the mqnP gene encoding menaquinone biosynthesis prenyltransferase MqnP, with the protein MSSASAAIPQPGRTKAFLRLVMIEHSVFALPFAYIAALTAMYQWDKNIHWGRLLLVTVAMVGLRTFAMAANRIIDREIDARNPRTAHRELVTGAMSVRHAWTGALIALVFFLGAAALLNPLCLALAPIAVIPMVVYPYGKRFTNFPQAILGLAQAMGPVGGWLAISGTWDWDAVILGLAVGIWIGGFDLIYACQDVETDREIGVMSVPARFGIPAAIWGARVCHAITTALFVWYAAVTGAGAFFWLGLVVVAGAFVYEHTIVRPHDLSRVNRAFFSVNGFIGIALFACALLDLLVRGLTV; encoded by the coding sequence GTGAGTTCAGCTTCCGCGGCGATCCCGCAGCCGGGGCGCACGAAGGCGTTTTTGCGCCTGGTGATGATCGAGCACTCCGTCTTCGCCCTGCCCTTCGCCTACATCGCCGCGCTGACCGCGATGTACCAGTGGGACAAGAACATCCACTGGGGCCGGCTCCTCCTCGTCACCGTCGCCATGGTGGGCCTGCGCACCTTCGCCATGGCGGCCAACCGGATCATCGACCGCGAGATCGACGCCCGCAATCCACGCACGGCCCACCGGGAGCTGGTCACCGGTGCGATGAGCGTGCGGCACGCGTGGACGGGCGCGCTGATCGCGCTGGTCTTCTTCCTGGGCGCCGCGGCCCTGCTCAACCCGCTCTGCCTGGCCCTCGCGCCCATCGCGGTGATCCCGATGGTGGTGTACCCGTACGGCAAGCGGTTCACGAACTTCCCGCAGGCCATCCTGGGCCTCGCCCAGGCCATGGGCCCGGTCGGCGGCTGGCTGGCGATCAGCGGCACGTGGGACTGGGACGCGGTGATCCTCGGTCTGGCCGTCGGCATCTGGATCGGCGGCTTCGACCTGATCTACGCCTGCCAGGACGTGGAGACGGACCGCGAGATCGGGGTCATGTCGGTGCCGGCCCGCTTCGGCATCCCCGCGGCCATCTGGGGCGCCCGCGTCTGTCATGCGATCACGACGGCCCTGTTCGTCTGGTACGCGGCCGTCACCGGCGCCGGCGCATTCTTCTGGCTGGGCCTGGTGGTCGTGGCGGGCGCCTTCGTCTACGAGCACACGATCGTCCGCCCGCACGACCTCAGCCGCGTCAACCGCGCGTTCTTCAGCGTCAACGGGTTCATCGGGATTGCCCTGTTCGCGTGTGCCCTGCTGGATCTGTTGGTGCGCGGGCTGACGGTCTAG
- a CDS encoding GNAT family N-acetyltransferase: protein MALGFDLDPAVTPALRDGVLDLWADVSNAGGAVGFVPPVTREEIRPELVKHLAAMSEGRHRLLVGYDEDGRVAATAFFAFNTHRLMTHWVWLYTVMVHPRHQGKGYGRELLAAAADAARDFEGVEAIRLTCRGGIGLERFYGSCGYKEVGRVPGAIRVAPGDDRDDITMLLPLE from the coding sequence GTGGCTCTCGGTTTCGATCTCGACCCGGCCGTGACCCCCGCCCTGCGCGACGGCGTCCTCGACCTGTGGGCGGACGTCTCCAACGCGGGCGGGGCCGTGGGCTTCGTACCGCCGGTGACGCGGGAGGAGATACGCCCGGAGCTCGTCAAGCACCTGGCGGCGATGAGCGAGGGGCGTCACCGGCTGCTGGTCGGGTACGACGAGGACGGGCGGGTGGCCGCCACCGCGTTCTTCGCCTTCAACACACACCGGCTGATGACGCACTGGGTGTGGCTCTACACGGTGATGGTGCATCCGCGGCACCAGGGCAAGGGGTACGGCCGGGAGCTGCTGGCCGCCGCGGCGGACGCGGCCCGTGACTTCGAGGGCGTCGAGGCGATACGGCTCACCTGCCGGGGCGGCATCGGCCTGGAGCGGTTCTACGGGTCCTGCGGCTACAAGGAGGTCGGCCGCGTGCCCGGTGCCATCAGGGTGGCGCCCGGGGACGACCGCGACGACATCACGATGCTGCTGCCGCTGGAATGA
- a CDS encoding Lrp/AsnC family transcriptional regulator, with translation MDAVDRQLIQALRENGRASYAELGRLVGLSGPSVTDRINRLEAAGVITGYRATVNAASLGLGVTALIGISLSDAADHEDVARRLKDLQEIEDCWFIAGDDSFMLKVRASDVDGLEKTIRRLSGTKGVSRTRTTIVLSTKWENRVGELPEER, from the coding sequence ATGGACGCGGTGGACAGGCAGCTCATCCAGGCCCTGAGGGAGAACGGCCGGGCCTCCTATGCGGAGCTGGGGCGCCTCGTCGGCCTGTCGGGACCCAGCGTCACCGACCGTATCAACCGCCTGGAGGCGGCCGGTGTCATCACCGGCTACCGCGCCACGGTGAACGCGGCCTCGCTCGGCCTCGGCGTCACCGCCCTCATCGGCATCTCGCTCTCCGACGCGGCCGACCACGAGGACGTGGCGCGCCGCCTCAAGGACCTTCAGGAGATCGAGGACTGCTGGTTCATCGCCGGCGACGACTCGTTCATGCTCAAGGTCCGCGCGAGCGACGTGGACGGTCTGGAGAAGACCATCCGACGGCTGTCCGGCACCAAGGGTGTCTCCCGTACGCGTACGACGATCGTGCTCTCCACCAAGTGGGAGAACCGGGTGGGTGAGCTGCCGGAGGAGCGGTAG
- a CDS encoding DUF4229 domain-containing protein encodes MLRYTLMRLGIFAGCLVVVWGAVYSGIFPRGFGDSNFLWILLLAMVLSAPISFVVLRRERDRASVQIVQRVDRAKANLEANRSQEDVADDTARVQGQTS; translated from the coding sequence ATGCTCCGCTACACGCTGATGCGCCTCGGTATTTTCGCGGGCTGCCTCGTGGTCGTCTGGGGCGCCGTCTACTCCGGGATCTTCCCGCGCGGCTTCGGCGACTCCAACTTCCTGTGGATCCTGCTGCTCGCCATGGTGCTCTCGGCACCGATCAGCTTCGTGGTGCTGCGCAGGGAGCGGGACCGGGCGTCCGTGCAGATCGTGCAGAGGGTCGACCGTGCCAAGGCCAACCTGGAGGCCAACCGCAGCCAGGAGGACGTGGCCGACGACACCGCCCGGGTGCAGGGCCAGACTTCTTGA
- a CDS encoding ABC transporter permease, producing the protein MRSPVTSPAADGDRRARLRESLRYALRTPTVGPLTALLIAVVVFSITTETFLTPENLSLVLQQSIVIGTLALGQSLIILTAGIDLANGAIAVLGTVVMAKLAFDGASPVTALLLGLVVATFLGLVNGLLVARLSLPSFIVTLGALTVVFAVSRLYSHSRSYPVTSRLLLFWGEGVSLDGVVITWGTFLLVALYAFFWYVLTKTAWGRHIYAVGNAPESARLTGIDVRRTILSVYIAAGLLYGIAAWQALGRIANADPNAYQTANLESITAVVIGGTSLFGGRGSVVGTLIGTLIVNVLRSGLTQAGIDSLYQDVATGTLVVVAVGLDQILRRSAPR; encoded by the coding sequence ATGAGATCACCTGTCACCAGCCCCGCCGCCGACGGTGACCGCCGCGCCCGGCTGCGGGAGTCGCTCCGGTACGCCCTGCGCACGCCGACCGTCGGCCCTCTCACCGCTCTGCTCATCGCCGTGGTGGTCTTCTCGATCACCACGGAGACGTTCCTGACGCCCGAGAACCTCTCGCTGGTGCTCCAGCAGTCCATCGTGATCGGCACGCTGGCGCTGGGCCAGTCGCTGATCATCCTCACCGCGGGCATCGACCTCGCGAACGGCGCCATCGCGGTCCTGGGCACGGTCGTCATGGCCAAGCTCGCCTTCGACGGGGCCAGCCCCGTGACGGCCCTGCTGCTCGGCCTGGTCGTGGCCACGTTCCTCGGACTGGTGAACGGACTGCTCGTGGCCCGGCTGAGCCTGCCCTCGTTCATCGTGACCCTGGGGGCCCTGACCGTCGTCTTCGCCGTGAGCAGGCTCTACTCCCACTCCCGCAGCTACCCGGTGACCTCGCGCCTGCTCCTCTTCTGGGGAGAGGGCGTCTCCCTCGACGGTGTCGTCATCACATGGGGGACGTTCCTGCTCGTGGCTCTGTACGCCTTCTTCTGGTATGTGCTCACCAAGACCGCCTGGGGCCGGCACATCTACGCCGTCGGCAACGCGCCCGAGTCCGCCCGCCTGACCGGCATCGACGTGCGGCGCACGATCCTCTCGGTCTACATCGCCGCCGGACTCCTCTACGGCATCGCCGCCTGGCAGGCCCTCGGCCGCATCGCCAACGCCGACCCGAACGCGTACCAGACGGCGAACCTGGAGAGCATCACCGCCGTCGTCATCGGCGGAACCAGCCTCTTCGGTGGCCGGGGAAGTGTCGTCGGCACCCTCATCGGAACCCTCATCGTCAACGTGCTCCGCTCCGGCCTCACCCAGGCGGGTATCGACAGCCTTTACCAGGACGTCGCCACCGGGACCCTCGTCGTCGTCGCGGTCGGCCTCGACCAGATCCTCCGCAGAAGCGCCCCCCGGTGA